The following proteins are encoded in a genomic region of Amycolatopsis sulphurea:
- a CDS encoding acetyl-CoA C-acetyltransferase codes for MATRKTPAVRKVAIVGGNRIPFARSNGPYARAANQDMFTAALDGLVSRFSLQDEVIGEVAAGAVLKHSKDFNLARESVLGSRLSPVTPASDVQMACGTGLQAVINIAHKIALGEIDSAIAGGVDTTSDAPLAVHPELRKILVRLNAAKTLPDRLKLAAKIRPGHLVPEIPRNSEPRTGLSMGEHAALTAKVWDITRDAQDELAAASHRNLAAAYDRGFFDDLLTPFLKLTRDQNLRPDSSVEKLARLKPVYGGADGTMTAGNSTPLTDGASTVLLATDAWAKAHNLPVLAYLTFSQTAAVDYVHGGEGLLMAPAYAVPRMLERAGLSLQDFDFYEIHEAFASQVLATLKAWDDPAFAKEKLGLDAPLGPIDRAKLNVNGSSLAAGHPFAATGGRIVATLAKLLHEKGSGRGLISICAAGGQGVTAILEK; via the coding sequence ATGGCGACCAGGAAGACCCCTGCGGTGCGCAAGGTCGCGATCGTCGGCGGGAACCGGATCCCGTTCGCGCGATCGAACGGGCCCTACGCCCGGGCGGCCAACCAGGACATGTTCACCGCCGCGCTGGACGGCCTGGTCAGCCGGTTTTCCTTGCAGGACGAGGTGATCGGCGAGGTGGCCGCGGGTGCGGTGCTGAAGCACTCGAAGGACTTCAACCTGGCCAGGGAAAGTGTGCTGGGCAGCAGGCTCTCGCCCGTGACCCCGGCCTCCGACGTGCAGATGGCCTGCGGCACCGGATTGCAGGCGGTGATCAACATCGCCCACAAGATCGCACTCGGGGAAATCGATTCGGCGATTGCCGGCGGGGTCGACACCACGAGTGACGCCCCGCTCGCGGTGCACCCGGAACTGCGGAAGATCCTCGTACGGCTCAACGCCGCCAAGACGCTGCCGGACCGGCTCAAGCTCGCCGCGAAGATCCGGCCCGGTCACCTGGTGCCGGAGATCCCGCGCAACTCCGAGCCGCGCACCGGGTTGTCGATGGGGGAGCACGCCGCGCTCACCGCGAAGGTCTGGGACATAACCCGCGATGCGCAGGACGAACTCGCCGCGGCCAGCCACCGCAACCTCGCCGCCGCCTACGACCGCGGGTTCTTCGACGATCTGCTCACCCCGTTCCTCAAGCTGACCCGCGACCAGAATCTGCGGCCGGACTCGTCGGTGGAGAAGCTGGCCCGGCTCAAGCCGGTGTACGGCGGCGCGGACGGGACGATGACCGCAGGCAACTCGACGCCCCTCACCGACGGCGCGTCCACCGTGCTGCTCGCGACCGACGCGTGGGCCAAGGCGCACAACCTGCCGGTGCTGGCCTACTTGACGTTCAGCCAGACCGCGGCGGTCGATTACGTGCACGGCGGCGAGGGTCTGCTGATGGCGCCTGCTTACGCTGTGCCACGGATGCTGGAGCGAGCGGGACTTTCCCTGCAGGACTTCGACTTCTACGAGATCCACGAAGCGTTCGCGTCGCAGGTGCTCGCCACGCTCAAGGCGTGGGACGACCCGGCGTTCGCCAAGGAGAAGCTGGGGCTGGACGCGCCGCTCGGCCCGATCGACCGGGCCAAGCTCAACGTGAATGGTTCCTCGCTGGCCGCCGGGCACCCGTTCGCCGCGACCGGTGGGCGGATCGTGGCCACGCTGGCGAAACTGCTGCACGAGAAGGGCTCGGGCCGCGGCCTGATCTCGATTTGCGCGGCAGGCGGGCAGGGCGTGACGGCGATCTTGGAGAAGTAG
- a CDS encoding DoxX family protein produces the protein MILRRAARPLLASIFIFGGIGALRDVQGHAKAAEPLITGAFDKADGLVPERVPRDPATLVRIDAAVKIGAGFALATGRAPRLAAVALLGSLVPTTLASHRFWAETDPVAKAGQQVHFLKNAGLAGGLLLAVGDTAGKPSLGWRARRAAKKAGKRAERLGKKAERSRTD, from the coding sequence GTGATTCTGCGCCGGGCGGCACGCCCACTGCTCGCGTCGATCTTCATCTTCGGCGGGATCGGCGCCCTCCGCGATGTGCAAGGCCACGCGAAGGCTGCCGAACCCCTGATCACCGGCGCCTTCGACAAGGCCGACGGTCTGGTGCCGGAGCGGGTACCGCGCGACCCGGCGACGCTGGTGCGCATCGACGCCGCGGTCAAGATCGGCGCCGGCTTCGCGCTGGCCACCGGCCGGGCCCCGCGCCTGGCGGCGGTCGCGCTGCTCGGCTCGCTGGTGCCGACCACCCTGGCCAGCCACCGGTTCTGGGCGGAGACCGACCCGGTGGCCAAAGCGGGCCAGCAGGTGCACTTCCTGAAGAACGCCGGTCTGGCCGGTGGCCTGCTCCTGGCGGTGGGCGACACCGCGGGCAAGCCGTCGCTGGGCTGGCGGGCCCGCCGCGCCGCGAAGAAGGCGGGCAAGCGGGCGGAACGGCTGGGCAAGAAGGCGGAGCGGTCCCGGACGGACTGA
- a CDS encoding MerR family transcriptional regulator produces MEWSIQEIAKSAGTTSRTPRHYDAVGLLAPTRIGGNGYRYYDEQALVRLQRILLLRELGLGLPAIAEVLDGQRDSAVALKTHLALLEQERQRISRQIDSVRTTLRKLKGGQRLMANEVFGGFHHTRYEEEITRRWGAEAYRSGGEWWRSLSPAEKQAHQQEQQDIATAFAAAREAGYGAGSDEAQAVTRQLHEWLRPAVRSVSRSCFAGLGQLYVDDAYDGAGTAEYILDSMKIYSARNLPG; encoded by the coding sequence ATGGAGTGGTCGATCCAGGAAATCGCCAAATCCGCAGGTACGACGAGCCGGACGCCGCGCCATTACGACGCGGTGGGGCTGCTGGCGCCGACACGGATCGGCGGCAACGGGTATCGCTACTACGACGAACAGGCACTCGTCCGGCTGCAGCGGATCCTGCTGCTGCGCGAGCTGGGGCTGGGGCTGCCCGCGATCGCCGAAGTGCTCGACGGCCAGCGCGACAGCGCGGTGGCCCTGAAAACGCATCTCGCGCTGCTCGAACAGGAGCGGCAGCGGATCAGCAGGCAGATCGACTCCGTCCGGACCACGCTGCGGAAGCTGAAAGGAGGTCAACGCCTCATGGCGAACGAGGTCTTCGGCGGATTCCACCACACGCGGTACGAGGAGGAGATCACGCGACGCTGGGGCGCTGAGGCCTACCGAAGCGGCGGCGAGTGGTGGCGCTCGCTGTCGCCCGCAGAGAAGCAGGCGCACCAGCAGGAGCAACAGGACATTGCGACAGCGTTCGCAGCTGCTCGCGAAGCTGGGTACGGCGCCGGTTCCGACGAAGCGCAGGCCGTGACCCGACAGCTGCACGAGTGGCTACGCCCAGCAGTGCGGTCGGTGTCGAGGAGCTGCTTCGCAGGCCTCGGCCAGCTGTACGTGGACGACGCGTACGACGGCGCCGGCACTGCCGAGTACATCCTCGACTCGATGAAGATCTACTCGGCGCGGAACCTGCCGGGCTGA